From the Telopea speciosissima isolate NSW1024214 ecotype Mountain lineage chromosome 9, Tspe_v1, whole genome shotgun sequence genome, the window ATGGCACCGTTTGTCATTCAACTAGTCTAGCTTACACAGTTAATCATAAACTTTATAAGATGGGCAAGAAATTTAACTATTCGTACTATTTAAGCAGGAATCTTGGTGGTATGACTAGAAACAAAAAGTAGAATAAGAGTTACTCTGATTACAGCTGGTGGTGGACAAGGTTATATGCTAAATCCAATCTGGGAAATAAGTTTCCGAGACAGACAAGGTGGGAGGCTATTTGATGAAGAATTCCAGCAAGAATAGAAGATGGGCTTAttgttttggatttggtttAATTTATTAGGCCTAACTGAACCCATGGTTTAGTTTGGATCAAGTTAGGCTTAGTTTGAGTgaccaatgggttatatgggtgGGCTTTTAGTATCtttgagttttctattgtaatggccaattctataagcccatatattagggatttaggtcctatacgggattaagtaattagtttctatttttgtaacaGATTTAGTTGCTAAGTCATTAGCaacttagtagtttctattttagttgtcTTTTACTTTTTGTGTTATAGCAACTACATCTTCTAGGGAGATGCTATTTTATCAAGTTGTGAGCTACTTGGTAGCTAAGACTTACAACCCTTGTACTACATGCTTGCAACTttaaatacaagagaaagaatACTCTCTCAACGATTTTGGCTAATGGAATATTTGTCTTCTCTATGGTGATTACATGCTCTACTGTAGTGAAACAGCAGTAACCCTAGATGGTGATTCTAGGTTGCGTGGTGGTGAATCCTCCCACAGGCTTTGGTGGTGAAGCTACGTCATCCCACCCACCCCCCTTTACCCCTCTTTTATCTCCATCTTGTTCTCAGTTTTAGCAAGCTACAAgatgggtgggtgggtgggtgtgtgttggggggtggggggtggggaggggttGATCAAGGTAATCTGAAACCCTCTTCTATTGAGTTTGAATCCTACACCTTTGCTTCCAatctctttgttttgtttggtttaTATTCTCTCCTTGCCCTACTAATCATATTTCTAAATTTTTGTTCATGCATGTCAGTTTCTGTCCCCTTGTGTTCTCAGTCTTCTCTTAAAGATTCCAGCCTTTCCTACCATTGGTCAAACCCTATTTTGGATATGATGCCCGTCCCTCTTCGGACTACATTTGTCCAAAGTTGCAGAACCATCAGATCTGGAGTTTGGGTGTTCATGTTTTAGTAACTTTATAATTTCTACTTTcactaagtttctaatttttgtcCACGTCCATTATTCCTCATTTAACTATTGAATCTCTATGATATTTCTTATACAAGACCAGCAAGTTAGGACCATCTTTTGACCATAATTTTATCCCCATCGGCTGGTTTGGGAGATATTGAACCTTCTGTTTGCTACCCCTTAGTTTTCTTAAGCTAATTCACTATGGTTCTCTCCAGTGGTTGTTTTCTGTTATTTTGATTTACTAGAATTAATTGGTACTAGAGATATGACCAATAGGGAATTAAGTCCCTCTAAGATGGCCTAAATCCAAAAATTTCTTAATCAAGTTCTTGGGGAGTTGAGGCAGCTGGATAAATGATTGGCTTTAATTCAGCAAAGAAGAGCCAATGCCAGAATCACTCTCTACTTTACATACTAATTTCAACTTTGCACCTCCCCATGAAGAGCAGAGACCACCAATCAAAGAACAAGAACCTGAAGTTAAGATTAAAGTTGAAGAGAATCCAGTAACTGGCAATGGCAAGGAAGAGACGGTGCTTGAAGATTCTACTGTAGAGGCCCACATTAAAGAATTTGAAGCAGAAAAGGTTGATTTTACCACCTCAATTCTTCGAAGAGGAAATCCCCAAAGTTGAAGACTTTATTCCTACTATTTGTACAAATCAAAGTTcagtttggggatggtcaaagctgctactCACATGTTTTTACCCCTCGTCGCTGCAAAACTCGAAGTAAGTTTTTTTAAGatagggagagttgatgcaaaattccagcaagaagagaagatggcCTTGTGTTGAATTTAGTTTCTCAtgagaaaagttttttttttttggccacaGATTAATAATGGCCATCTGACCATTACCTTTGGATAGCTGGGGAGTTTCCCAGATAGGCTACATGCCAAATTTGGTGGCCCACCATGTATGTGgctattccctttttttttcaactgACCCTcttcttcaagtaaaccccaaGCAGAATTGACCACCAATTTCAAAGGATATTGACAGGTGGAGAAGTGCTCTAAATATTAAACCATGACTATACAACAATGTGGCATGTTAGTCCTCAAAATGATTTCTATGTAAGGAAGGCATGCATCGAACCTGTTACAATACTCACTGCTTCTACTGGATGTCTGGATCCAGTTATCTCGGTAACTTTTACAGTCCAGTAGGGTATGATTTATCTTGGTGCTTGAAAAGTTTTATAAAAGACACAGGATGACTGTGGGTCCTGCATTAAGCTTGGTGTCTTTGACATTTACATAGCTTAAACACATCCCAGAAAACAACAGCCAAGGAAACAAGAAGGGATTCTCTGACATGTTTACAGGTTCTAGGAAGGCTGAGGACAATCCCTGAGAATCCTAACAATAAGTACACAACTGTAATACTTTTGTTTGGGAAACATTGAGGGATATGATGAAGATATTATAGACAGTAATCCAATTGTTGAAAAGACGATTTTCCAAAACATGGGATGACAACAAAGCGTTCACAAGTTGATGTATGTAGGTTCTAGCCAaattaatgaagaaaaaatgTTGATATTTGTCAAGAGCAGGTGCAGTGGAGGTATTGGCTGAAAAGTCTCAATGAAGaaacacatttctgatttatcaGAGACTCAAAGCATTTCAATATgatatgaaagaaaaagaaactcagaagtccctgcaaagaaaaaatatttctgGTCATCACAGACTCAAAGCACTTGAGTGAGACATGAGAGATGTTAAGAGCTCCATAGGAAggtttccaaaaccaaaagcAATAATTAGGCAGATAAAATAGGTCACTGGCCAAGAGAGAAGCAAATTATGGGTTCATCAAATGCAGATTCATTTCATCAGACATAACACTTGGTATTAACTTAGATGTTGGCATAAATTGTAAATGTTGAAAGGGAGacagtaaaattccaaaataaaaacaaagagaaaaagggcAACTTAACAAAATCCTGCAAGGACACTAAAGCCACCAAGTTCCAAAAGAGTTAAAGGAATATGGTCGTGTGCGTATGTGTGTGGGTGGGTGTGCGTGTGTGTTCAAGGAGATTTTCTATAAGGACAACATAAAGGGCAAGCTTATTGATTTTTCCATAAGAATCTGTGGCCATATCTAATTTTCTATCGAGTTTAGATATACACGACATCATGAATATCTCAAAGCCAAACTAAACAAAGAAATATCAATTATTGTTCTTACCACTTTGTCCAGACGTAGCAGCTGGAAGTGCTGGAATCTTGATTGCTGCAGCTCCAAGGTTTAAATTTATGTCAGGTTgggaataaataaaataaataaataaaaacaggaCATAAGAACAAGGGGAGCATCTTTGTTCTGGGGTCTCCCCTAGGTTGGCATGCACCACACGTTTAAAGGATTGGAAACCCCAGTCAGATGGTCCCAACTAATGGATCACCTTATATGCTAAAAATAGATGATCAGATGTTTTATAATCAACTCATCCATGTCATGTTTTTTGGAACTTTATGAGACCATTGCCATTTGAccagaagggggagggggggagataATAGTGGAGATCATCTGTTCAAACCGACTCTACCACATAGTTATGTCTTAGGTGGGACCACTTAAATGATACATGTGAGACACAAGGCAAGTTATAGGGGTCTCATACCATTCTACAAGTCCCATGGCCCCACATCAACAAATTATACAAGAACAATATGCAGCAGAGAATACTTTTAATTGTAAAAGGAGAAAATATTACAGAGATATAATTGAAGGAAGAAAATAAACCAGTGGAGCATACTTTTATTGCAGGAAGAAGTCTGTAATTGAGATGCAGAGGGCCACGGAGCTGCAATGTTGTCATTCAGATCACAAAGGAAACTGACACCTGCAGTCTGGTCAAATGTCGCATCTGAGGGTAAGCTTGGCAAAAGGCACCCAGATTCTGTTGGAAGGGAGAAAATGGATGGAGAAGGTAAGTAAAAGGTGCAACGAAAAGAACATTCTCCAAAGACTTTTGTTCAAACTTTTTGGATGGATGCAAATAATTATTGCAAGATAGTAAACTGCCAACTTCAACAGCTCTCCACTCTAATAGGGGAGTTCTAAATCATATTGTTATTCAGTTTTGCCAATTGATGTTGACCTACAATCTGAAGATATATATGAATGTACTAAGAAAATAATGTCTCAAaaacggaaaaaaaaagtttccaaTTCTCTAAAATAACCAATAAAGAAATGGGATTAAATGTCAacatttttttaacaaattcAAACCAACTCAACTCAAATAAGAATTATCCCTACAATATGGGGTGGTTCTTTAACAAACTTATACAAAAATATGATACATTTCTACTAGAGGAAGAAACCAACTTGGGATATTTATCATTAGGTCATCTTTCACAGATTTTCTTTCTCATAGAAAATATTAGAAATCTAAAAGCTAAGAAATAAAGGTTTATAAAGAAAAGCAGGACCCCAGGATATGGTTCAGCGAAATACATAAAACAATTACAAAAATATGATTAAGACAATAAGAACTGATACTGTTCAGAGAAAGGAAGTGTTTGCAgataaatgaattaataaaatgATAGATTGCCAAAACATCTGattgaagaaatgaaggaaCCAATCTTATGATGTACCAAAGAGTAATTCAAAAGTAGGATACCCAaattaccttgtaatccaactGATGTGCCGTTGCAGATCCCCCATATCCCAAACAAGAAAAGGACAAGGAAATGATGTATTAGTATCAGTATCTGATTATGAGTGATTAAATTATTAGAATGTgaagaaaatatagaaatttCCAGAGTGCACTAACCTTGGAGAGAGAAATCCTtgagtgttatgtgacaaagGCTATAGACATTTTTAGTTATGTCAGCCTTCTGTAACTTCATGCCAAGCAAAGCAGCACAGTTTAGAGCTTGCAAGTTGGTAATAAAACTCTGCCTTTGCAAGTGAGAGACATAACTCTCCATGGCAATGCAGCAAGCAGTCTGATTACTCATCCCATTCCCACAGTCTTTGGTAACATGTCTAGTGTCAGGGAAAAACAACGGACAAACTGAAGCAAAGGCAATATTTGGTGAGAAATAAAAATGTTAGTTACTTAGTTTAGAGATTTGTGATCAGAGGTAAAAATTGGTGGACATAATAAACATGCACACATTGATTTCAAAAGTCAGTACTTGACATCAAATACCAACCAAACCAAGTGGTATCTTAAGGTAGAGAGAATAAAGAACCCAATTGTCTACAAATGGCGTCACCTAAAATGTGGTATATATGCATAGGATCTGGACTTGGATCATTTACACAAAATTCCACAATCAAATGTCATAAACATGTGCCCAATAAGAACACCAGCAACAGTTCCCATTCCCTCTGACCATGCCAAGTCTACTATCACAAGATGAGTAGAATAGGTATTGGAGATGCCAGTCCAGACACTGCAGATTTTAGTTCTGGAAAACCCCTGCATGTATCCCATAAAAAAATCCAGCAGGGACCAGACCAACTTCCCTCAAACCTCATTTGTTAGATGTGAAGTTAACTGAAGTGAagtaaaattaaaaccaaaacaaaacaaaagcttCTGTATTGATAACCAAGACCAATTGTgtaacaaacccaaaaacataCAAATATGGAAACTAAATTTTACCATATCACTAGAAAAATCTTAATgatattgaatgaaaataaagtacCATTAGTCACCATACTTAGTATGTTATTGAGTTAATTATACAATTTTTCTTGGCAATgataaaaaattctattttgctTTCGTTCTAGTTTTACTTCAGTTCACCTCAgtaactaaatggggtctaaGAGACAATCTCCACTATGAATAGCATTATCTCCTGCTCCTAATATCGTTATGACCAAAACCATTTAAACAGTGTAGTATTGTGAAGCAATTTTCTCAtgatccaaaagaaaataaggcCACTTTCCCAGCTTACCTTTATTCACATTACAGCTAGAGAGTCCCCTAAGAACTTTCTTTGAAGAAGAAGGTTCAAGTCTACTGGAAAGCCATCGGAGGACAATGCTTTTGCAATCATCAATCTTAGATGAGTGCTCAGGTAAGAGATCATCTCCATCCATGCTTGACAGACTATAATTTTTCAAAGCAATTTTCCTGGCAGCTTCAGCAATTGCATTCTGGCATTTTTGGCTGCAACACTCATTCACAGGGTCAATTTTTTCACAGGCAGCCAAAAGACTAGATGAATCCACAATGCTCTCAAACTCATTAACATTTTCAACAGGGCAAGAGGCTTCAGTTAAGTTCACTGGATGAATTGAACATATCTTTTGTAGATACACATTTGCACCCTGACCTGCAAGGATCTGCTCAACATCTGAGAGACAGTGATTTGCATGGGCCATATTCAAGGCAAGCATCCCAGTATCTTTGCCTGATTGCCCGATAAGAATCATAAGAGTGGCTTCTAACTGTGGACAACATATTACATTAGCCAGAAAAGGAGCAAAGGAAGATGAGCAATCAATTGCAGTCATGCTCAACATACTTTCGGCAGAGGAAAAATTTAATGTACAAAGCCCTGCAAATCAAAAGCAAAGTCAAAGTGTCACCATGGTGGAAAGCCCCTAGGATCAAGCATGCAATACAACAAGTTTACATAAAATGCACCTGATAATTTTGGCACAGTGTTATTTGTGAAAGGTGCCAACGGTGATGGAGCTAGTTGAGGAATATAGGGTTGAGGGGCCTGACGTGGGGAAGTAGCAGGCAGAATAgcatttcccttcttctccactaACAAAGAACCTTTTTTAGACTCCAATGCAATGCAGTTCAACTCACAGAAACCTGAATCAGCCAGTATTAATAATGGTTAGCAAAGGGGACGTCATAAATCCTAATATTCACTTTATGTATCATGTCAGAAGTGTGAGCGAGTGCCAAATTCTTCTAGCACCTCATAACGTTGTTCAAAAGCAATGTCATCAAGCACAATAGTAATGATGACAGGATTTTCAATGGATAAATAAAGTAGATATCACACAGGTTCAACTATAAAATTCATGTAATTAAACTGCTTAATATGCAGATAAAAACCCAACCAAAGGTAAAACATATCAATAAATCTAATAGCTACTGACATCTCAGAGCAGTGTGTTTTCTGTTTCAACTGAATCCACCAGGTGTATTCTTATTGGTGCCAAAAACAatagatctttttttttaatgtaaatttTCCAAAACCTCATAAAGTAATCCAGGTCATAGTTGTTTCCATAGCTGAATGTTTCAATTTGTATCCTTCCAATAACAAAATCTACAAGCATTAAAGCTTAAACACTAAAAAGAGcaacctagtgcacgaggctcccgctactgcagggtctgggaggggaaAATGTATGTGGTCTTACCCCCTGCtacgcaggagaggctgtttccaagatttgaacctgcaaccaacaggttgcaatagcacaacttaaccgttgcaccaaggctcgcgCATTAAAGCTTAAACACTCTGATGGCTTAAATAACACACATCAGTCATATCCACCAAATATAGAGATCGTGGCTATGTTTCAGAAGAAAACAGGATCATTTAACTCATAACATCATAAGAAGTAAAACCGTAAACAtcaattaaagggaaaaaaaaaaattctctccaCTGCCATGATGTAGAACCTACATTTAGGtcattcaaaattgaaaaagaaaacaattaatCATTATAATCTGGAAGTACATCAGGTATGGATCCAGAAAATGTTTTCTATTTGCAGTGTGGATGGGCTAGGCCTGTGCACTTAGGTGCAAGATGAGATCGAGATTTATCATATTTTACTTAATTTTCCTAGTTCGGCGGTCCAAGGGGCTGTAGAGAAAAAAGCCTAAGATGTACTAAGTCTAAGAAATTGGAAGAAAGGAAGCTAACCTTTGGTCACTTGCTTATCAAAAGGAGATGTTTCTCAACTCTACCATAAATTACATTCATAAGTTCAAAAGAAGTAAGTAGGGAGATGAAGTCAACCATAAATAAGTTTAAAGGTTTTCAAGAGGCTTGATGTGTTCACAGTTCAAACAGTTTGTTGTTTAAATAAAATTGTAActccacctccccccccccccccaaaagagaTATGCATCGCTTATAATTTTTTGCAGGCGAAAAAATTTCCGTGGTAGTACTCTTCACACAGGCACATTTGGTGAAATAAATATCAAGCTAATATAACTCCAAATTACAGAATGAAATATTGTTTCCATAATAACCAATATCTATTGATACCCTACAACCAAAATCAAGATCATTTAATTTAGTTCTATCTAGATTCAAACATTAAACCTAATAGTCATGGACTGACTTTCAGGTCCAGGGTCCAGAAGACAACCACACAaaaattcctctttttttttttttgggtgtaaaaAACCAACGTATTTTTCTTCGGAATCATGTCCTAGGGTAAACAGACACAGTTAGCAACGAGTGCTGTTTTTTAAGtaaatttttcaaaccaaagaGGGAAAAAGACTCAAAACGCAAACCCTAACACCATCAACCTTGAAGCAGAGCTACGTCGTCCTGAACAGGAGAATCAAGCTAAGAAAGCCTAAAGAAGACATAAACTGTTTAATGACTTCAATCTAACCGAGGAAGTGACTCTGAAAGTGTAAGAATCAATACAAGGAAGGAGAAGTCCCAACAAAATCCCTAACCAATTGCGCAactacaaataaaaaaatcgaactcaaaaacaaccaaaactaAATACCCAAACACCTTACGGAAACATCGAATTGAAGGCCCAATTCGCCAAATTCATGATATGACAGATAAAACCAGCAAAGCAAAAACTTACCTCCATCAACATGATCCCAAATGATGAAACCACAGAtcaaataaggaaaaaagaatgaacAGAAAAAGCCCAGAGAGGAAACCACAAAGATGGGTAGTTGATACTCacagaagaacaaaagaaacaaactaaGAACTTGGAGATTAAGTAGGAGAGACGCCCTTCCTCTCATGTCTGCACTTTTTTTAGTAGCCACACCAGGAAAAGAGTAGCcgagggaaggaagaagatcaaCCCAGGTAGAGAAAATAACAGTTAAAAAGAATTGTTAGGACGTTTCAACCAGAAacagcaagcaagcaagcaagccaGCCATGGAGACATGAGAACATTGAAGAGGTAAGTAGTGATTGTAACAgttatggtggtggtggtggtggtggtggtggtgaagagGTCAGTGAGTGAAGCTAGAACGCCATGAATGAGCTTTGTAAGTGTGTGGGGACAAAAGCAGTTTGAGCAATAGCTGTCCTCACTCCTCACTCCTCACTCCTCACTCCTAAGAAGGGAGGGTCCCACAACACACAAAATAAGTGGGTTAGCTCCAACGCCATCAATTCTCTGTTCTGTGTTTATAGTTTCCACACTCTTCACTCCTCGCAGGCCACAAGCCAAAGCTCCAAAACTCCATCTCAGTACCTCATTTTCCACTGGTTCACACTTCACACACACTCCCATTCACAGTTTCACACGTTTGACCTgcgagagaagaaaaagagaaataagtGAAGGCGAGTTTTACTTGAACTGAACATGTGAGATGCGCGTGCCTATGTATCGGAGCTCGCTTGTGAAGATCAGTTTGTGCTCCCCTATAAGGATGGCACCAACAATAAAATAAGTTATAGCAGGAGATGGGAGTGAATATAGTGATAGACCCCATTGGATTAACTAAAGGGAAAAGGGAAATCTTTATTGTTTGTTTCTGagcaataaaaatatatttaatggTCATCTTGAGATCATGAACTGCCATATCCAGATCAACATAAGTGGATCCATAATACCATATCAAAGGGTTCTATATACATTTTCTCCATTGCATTTTCATTAAAGCTACTTGGTTTCTTTCCCCTCTTGGATTAAAGAACAGAACTTTTCAAGAAATTatttcattgaagattggtaGGTATGGTGGGTAGAACCAGCCAAATAATCAGAGAGACATCTTCTATTAGAATCCTCAATATTTAATTGGGTCATTTGCAGAGCTACAAACAAATTTATGTTTTAATGGTAAAATACCTAATAGTCGTATCTTGAAAGAGTTTCTGCTATAATCCTCTAATGCACCTAGTGAACTTGGGAGTTCTCTTTTGCCTTTAATCTTTTGTGGGTCCTTATGTTAGCATCCCATGTTTCTTTTCACAAAGACAAGATTGTGcttttgggtaatttttgtttaatcaCAATAAAAGCTTAGTGTGTgcagagggagaagaaaagattTCTACTAACCAGCTAAAGTGGTTGAGATGCTTGCACTTTGAGGGAATGAATACAAAAGCTGTTATACTCTTGTATTGTAAAAGAATTGTAGAAGTCATTAGATATATGGATGAGTGAAAAGTGGACTAGGACTTGAGACTTTTAACTTTGGATTGCTGTAGTCTTTCCTTCTCCTATCTTTTCCAATATTGATTTAAAATGTGATTCTAGGGATGTTGTTAGACCAGCTCACCTTGTTGCAGATTTCACTTTTAGAAGGGGAATAGGTATCCATTAGTCTTTGGTTCTTGCTCCTCTGTTAattgatgcattttttttgggtaagatgtTAATTGATGTATTGGATCCTTCTTGTTGTAGTAGGTTCagtctttttttgggggggggatcCTTCTAGGCggcactatgcctagtgaagtataattcttcattattttccatttgacagtacatgggttagtccatgtgatagaagacctCACATCCATCTCAATGACTAAACTTTAGTTCAAATTAAGCAAGTAAAGTTgttcaaactctgattcaaagttgtagtaaaattaaaaaaataaaaaaccatggATTAAcccatcttttgtaattttagcgacattctctataatttttaacctgaaattgtaccaatgagatgtttgTTTGGTCCTCTGTTGCATGGACTAACTCGGCCATGTATTGTCGTCATATAGCAAGTAATGAAGCGTTAtaaacccttatttttattaacttaaaaatataaaataattttctctGAACTTTGAAACTTTTTCTAATGTTATAAAATAGCTGAAAAGGGACAGCTATTGGTGTCCCAAACTCACAATTGTCTGGGACATTTCAAGTCACAATAAAGATCTATACAATGACTTTTCATGGTTTTTGTGATTTTAGCAAAACCTTTATAAATATTATATCAGTGTGGGGGATCCAAATGTTGTGTTTGGCATGGGTCCATGTCTGGATATATGTtgcaatgaaaaagaaaatgagacaACCTATATGTCTCTCTTTCCTATATTTAATATGATGGATGTCTCTACAATGAGATGATCTATTCATGAGCATCATGGTGATACAGTAATTGAGCAGACATTATAGGTGGGCTCAAAACAATGCATCCAAAGAAAATAGTAAAACCTTCATTAATTATTGCTTTCCATTGAAGAAACTCAAACCCTACTTAATAAATCTTAAACCACAAGCATTGAACAAGAATAAAGTTAAGGATTCCTCTAATGATAGCCTCTAATGCTCATCATCTACTTAAAGACTCACCCTAGCTCATTTTTTATGGGTTTAAGATTACGTAGAAATTTATTAGGTTAAGCAACATAATTATAGTAAATAAGAACCCAATATCATGAAGACATCTGTTAGCAGTTGCTTGGTAGCTCTCACAAGTAGGGCACCACCTCTTAAGTCttatcttccccccccccccctcccacacTTTTGTCCCCTCTTGTAGCCCAAGTGGTGTTGTATCTAAGACCGTATATgaatgattctctctctctcttttcctgaCATTCTCTTTCATCTTTGTCCTATTGAGAAACCATGCATATCAATAGATGGTGTACGTCAGAATTGAGGTATAGCAACTCCAATGTGCCACTAGAGGATAGAAAAATTCCTCGAAAAAGATCTTAGTTATCATGTGTAATTATTCTTGTGTGGTTTCATGAAAAGCCGAAACAATATATCAGATGTAAGTAGCTTATAATGACTTGGGT encodes:
- the LOC122639952 gene encoding uncharacterized GPI-anchored protein At1g61900 isoform X1, whose protein sequence is MRGRASLLLNLQVLSLFLLFFCFCELNCIALESKKGSLLVEKKGNAILPATSPRQAPQPYIPQLAPSPLAPFTNNTVPKLSGLCTLNFSSAESMLSMTAIDCSSSFAPFLANVICCPQLEATLMILIGQSGKDTGMLALNMAHANHCLSDVEQILAGQGANVYLQKICSIHPVNLTEASCPVENVNEFESIVDSSSLLAACEKIDPVNECCSQKCQNAIAEAARKIALKNYSLSSMDGDDLLPEHSSKIDDCKSIVLRWLSSRLEPSSSKKVLRGLSSCNVNKVCPLFFPDTRHVTKDCGNGMSNQTACCIAMESYVSHLQRQSFITNLQALNCAALLGMKLQKADITKNVYSLCHITLKDFSLQVGLQESGCLLPSLPSDATFDQTAGVSFLCDLNDNIAAPWPSASQLQTSSCNKTIKIPALPAATSGQSGFSGIVLSLPRTCKHVRESLLVSLAVVFWDVFKLCKCQRHQA
- the LOC122639952 gene encoding uncharacterized GPI-anchored protein At1g61900 isoform X2 → MRGRASLLLNLQVLSLFLLFFCFCELNCIALESKKGSLLVEKKGNAILPATSPRQAPQPYIPQLAPSPLAPFTNNTVPKLSGLCTLNFSSAESMLSMTAIDCSSSFAPFLANVICCPQLEATLMILIGQSGKDTGMLALNMAHANHCLSDVEQILAGQGANVYLQKICSIHPVNLTEASCPVENVNEFESIVDSSSLLAACEKIDPVNECCSQKCQNAIAEAARKIALKNYSLSSMDGDDLLPEHSSKIDDCKSIVLRWLSSRLEPSSSKKVLRGLSSCNVNKVCPLFFPDTRHVTKDCGNGMSNQTACCIAMESYVSHLQRQSFITNLQALNCAALLGMKLQKADITKNVYSLCHITLKDFSLQVGLQESGCLLPSLPSDATFDQTAGVSFLCDLNDNIAAPWPSASQLQTSSCNKTIKIPALPAATSGQSGFSGIVLSLPRTCPYREGSMLPWLLIFSLVLMTHF
- the LOC122639952 gene encoding uncharacterized GPI-anchored protein At1g61900 isoform X3, whose translation is MRGRASLLLNLQVLSLFLLFFCFCELNCIALESKKGSLLVEKKGNAILPATSPRQAPQPYIPQLAPSPLAPFTNNTVPKLSGLCTLNFSSAESMLSMTAIDCSSSFAPFLANVICCPQLEATLMILIGQSGKDTGMLALNMAHANHCLSDVEQILAGQGANVYLQKICSIHPVNLTEASCPVENVNEFESIVDSSSLLAACEKIDPVNECCSQKCQNAIAEAARKIALKNYSLSSMDGDDLLPEHSSKIDDCKSIVLRWLSSRLEPSSSKKVLRGLSSCNVNKVCPLFFPDTRHVTKDCGNGMSNQTACCIAMESYVSHLQRQSFITNLQALNCAALLGMKLQKADITKNVYSLCHITLKDFSLQVGLQESGCLLPSLPSDATFDQTAGVSFLCDLNDNIAAPWPSASQLQTSSCNKTIKIPALPAATSGQSGPYREGSMLPWLLIFSLVLMTHF